The Deltaproteobacteria bacterium genome segment ACAGCGGACCGTATCGGGCGCGGCGCGCGGTTGTCAATTGCGTCGGCGGCGCAGTGTTCGCTGACAATTGAAAGCGACTTCACGGCGCTTGAAGTCGCCTTGGACCGGGCCTAATGTGGCGCGGCTTTTCGGGCGCGTCGACGCCGTTTTTTGGGGAGATTCGTGGACTGGCTGTGGTCCATTCTGCCGATGGTGCCCACCGTGGTGGCGCTGATCGACTATTTCCGGCGACGGCCCGAATTCTACTGGTTCTTCATCATCGTCTTTTTCCCGACGCTCGGCCCCATCGTCTATTTCCTCGTGGTCGTGCTGCCGCACTCCGCCGTCGAGGGCGCGGTGTCGATCACGCTGTCGGAGCGTCGCCGCAAGAAGGAACTCGAAGCCCGCATCGGGCAGGCGCCGCTGCCGGGGCTGCTGGCCGAACTCGGTGAGCTTTATTACAAGGACGGCCAGTTCGGACCCGCCGCGAAGTATCTGGCCGATGCGCTCGACAAGGGGATCGACCACCTCGAAGCGCGCTTCTACCTGGGTCTCGCGTGCGAGCGTCTGGGGCGCACGCGCGACGCGATCGACCATCTCGTCAAGGTCGTGCGGGCCGATCCCAAATTCCGTTACATGGAAGCCATGCTCGCGCTCGGGCGCAACCTGGAGGCCGATGGCCAGCTTCGCGACGCCGAGGCCGCTTACCGGCAAGTCCGGCAAACGCACACTTACGCCGAGGCGCGCGCGCGACTGGCGGATCTGCTGGAAAAAAAGGGACAAAACGGCGAGGTACGCAAGCTCTACGAACTGATTGTCACCGATGCGATGGGCCAGCCGGGTTACATCCGCCGCCGCGAAGCCCCCTACATCCGCAAAGCGAAGCTCTGGCTCAAGACGCACGCGTCGTGAAACTCAAGACGCACGCGTCGTGAAACTCAAGACGCACGCGTCGTGAAAC includes the following:
- a CDS encoding tetratricopeptide repeat protein, producing MDWLWSILPMVPTVVALIDYFRRRPEFYWFFIIVFFPTLGPIVYFLVVVLPHSAVEGAVSITLSERRRKKELEARIGQAPLPGLLAELGELYYKDGQFGPAAKYLADALDKGIDHLEARFYLGLACERLGRTRDAIDHLVKVVRADPKFRYMEAMLALGRNLEADGQLRDAEAAYRQVRQTHTYAEARARLADLLEKKGQNGEVRKLYELIVTDAMGQPGYIRRREAPYIRKAKLWLKTHAS